The following proteins are encoded in a genomic region of Comamonas resistens:
- a CDS encoding NAD(P)H-dependent glycerol-3-phosphate dehydrogenase yields MNILVIGAGAWGTAMAISAATHPDKRSVRLWARDEAQARQMQAERANSRYLAGIAFPDALQVVSGDVMAQVQEADLIVLGTPMAALRQWLIRLQDCRSPVVWLCKGFEAVAADAPAGSHGLMAHEVCQQVAPQLRSGALSGPSFAAEVARQQPTALVAASAHKDVSELLVSAFHGEAMRVYANEDIVGVEVGGAVKNVLAIATGLCDGLSLGLNARAALVTRGLAEMTRLGVALGARVETFMGLSGLGDLVLTATGDLSRNRKVGLLLAEGKTLEQAVTSLGHVAEGVYSARTVLARARQVGVEMPITETVVALLDGQLPVTEAVQHLMARDPRGE; encoded by the coding sequence ATGAACATTCTTGTCATCGGCGCTGGTGCCTGGGGTACGGCCATGGCCATCAGCGCGGCCACTCATCCGGACAAGCGCAGCGTACGCCTCTGGGCGCGGGACGAGGCGCAGGCGCGGCAGATGCAGGCGGAGCGTGCCAATAGCCGTTATCTGGCGGGCATTGCCTTTCCCGATGCGCTGCAGGTGGTCAGCGGCGATGTGATGGCGCAGGTGCAGGAGGCCGACCTCATCGTGCTGGGCACGCCCATGGCGGCGCTGCGTCAGTGGCTGATCAGGCTGCAGGACTGCCGCTCCCCCGTGGTCTGGCTGTGCAAGGGCTTCGAGGCCGTGGCCGCCGATGCTCCGGCAGGCAGCCATGGCCTGATGGCGCATGAGGTCTGCCAGCAGGTTGCGCCCCAGCTCAGAAGCGGCGCGCTCAGCGGCCCCAGCTTTGCGGCCGAAGTCGCGCGCCAGCAGCCCACGGCTCTGGTGGCCGCCAGTGCGCACAAGGATGTCAGCGAGTTGCTGGTCAGTGCCTTTCATGGCGAGGCCATGCGTGTCTATGCCAACGAGGACATCGTGGGCGTGGAAGTGGGCGGCGCCGTCAAGAATGTGCTGGCCATTGCCACGGGCCTGTGCGACGGACTGAGCCTGGGGCTCAATGCTCGCGCGGCGCTGGTCACGCGCGGCCTGGCCGAGATGACGCGTCTGGGCGTGGCCCTGGGCGCGCGCGTCGAGACTTTCATGGGCCTGTCCGGCCTTGGCGATCTGGTGCTGACCGCCACCGGCGATCTGTCGCGCAATCGCAAGGTCGGTCTGCTGCTGGCCGAAGGCAAGACGCTGGAGCAGGCTGTGACATCGCTGGGCCATGTGGCCGAGGGCGTGTATAGCGCCCGCACCGTGCTCGCGCGGGCACGCCAGGTTGGCGTGGAGATGCCGATTACCGAGACCGTGGTCGCCTTGCTCGACGGTCAACTGCCAGTCACCGAGGCCGTGCAGCATCTGATGGCGCGCGATCCGCGCGGTGAGTAA
- the secB gene encoding protein-export chaperone SecB, giving the protein MAEQDNSPVFQIQRVYLKDLSLEQPNSPAILLEQEQPSVDIQLGVEATPVAEGVYEVAVTATVQTKIQDKTVFLVEAKQAGIFEIRNVPEDQMGGVIGIACPQIIYPYLRGNVADVVTRAGFPPVHLAEINFQAMYEQQQAAAAAQAEGQLPQ; this is encoded by the coding sequence ATGGCCGAACAAGACAACAGCCCCGTGTTCCAGATCCAGCGCGTTTACCTGAAGGATCTGTCCCTGGAGCAGCCCAACTCCCCCGCCATCCTGCTCGAGCAAGAGCAGCCCAGCGTGGACATTCAGCTGGGTGTGGAAGCCACTCCCGTGGCTGAAGGCGTGTACGAAGTGGCCGTGACTGCCACCGTGCAGACCAAGATCCAGGACAAGACCGTGTTCCTGGTCGAAGCCAAGCAAGCCGGTATCTTCGAAATCCGCAACGTGCCCGAAGATCAGATGGGCGGCGTGATCGGCATTGCCTGCCCCCAGATCATCTACCCCTACCTGCGCGGCAACGTGGCCGACGTGGTGACTCGCGCCGGCTTCCCTCCCGTGCATCTGGCCGAAATCAACTTCCAGGCCATGTACGAGCAGCAACAGGCGGCGGCTGCCGCCCAGGCAGAAGGCCAGCTGCCCCAGTAA
- the grxC gene encoding glutaredoxin 3 — MQAVKMYTTAVCPYCIRAKQILQSKGVENIEEVRIDFDLAAREHMMQTTGRRTVPQIFIGETHVGGCDDLMALDAKGGLLPLLQG, encoded by the coding sequence ATGCAAGCCGTAAAGATGTACACCACCGCCGTCTGCCCATATTGCATTCGTGCCAAGCAGATTCTTCAGTCCAAGGGCGTGGAGAACATTGAAGAGGTGCGCATTGATTTCGACCTCGCTGCGCGTGAGCACATGATGCAGACCACCGGCCGCCGTACCGTGCCCCAGATTTTCATCGGTGAAACCCATGTGGGCGGCTGCGATGATCTGATGGCACTCGATGCCAAGGGCGGTCTGCTGCCTCTGCTGCAAGGCTGA
- a CDS encoding rhodanese-like domain-containing protein, whose translation MKFIIDNWYLILIAAASGVMLLLPALRGASGGSLSAAAAVHLINREKAVVIDVCEPEEFAAGHVNGAKNLPLSQLEDKLPTTVKNKQLPVVLVCASGARAVRAEATAKKLGYEKAQALAGGMKAWRDAGLPVEKA comes from the coding sequence GTGAAATTCATCATCGATAACTGGTATTTGATCCTGATTGCCGCTGCGTCGGGCGTGATGCTGCTGCTGCCGGCCCTGCGTGGTGCCTCGGGTGGCTCCCTGTCAGCTGCGGCTGCCGTGCACCTGATCAACCGCGAAAAAGCCGTGGTGATCGATGTCTGCGAACCCGAGGAATTCGCCGCAGGCCATGTCAATGGCGCGAAGAACCTGCCTTTGAGCCAGCTGGAAGACAAGCTGCCCACGACCGTGAAGAACAAGCAGCTGCCCGTGGTGCTGGTCTGCGCATCGGGCGCCCGTGCCGTGCGTGCCGAGGCCACCGCCAAGAAGCTGGGTTACGAGAAGGCCCAGGCTCTGGCTGGCGGCATGAAGGCCTGGCGTGATGCAGGCCTGCCGGTTGAAAAAGCCTGA
- the gpmA gene encoding 2,3-diphosphoglycerate-dependent phosphoglycerate mutase, giving the protein MYKLVLIRHGESTWNLENRFTGWTDVDLTATGVEQARKAGQLLKAEGYDFDVAYTSMLKRAIRTLWHVQDEMDRTWLPVVHSWRLNERHYGGLQGLNKADMAKQYGDAQVLQWRRSYDVPPPALEAADPRSERGDLRYAKLQPEQIPLTECLKDTVERVVPFWNESIAPAIKAGKRVVVAAHGNSIRALIKYLDNIADDKIVGVNVPNGIPLVYELDADLKPIRHYYLGDAEAAAKAAAAVAAQGKA; this is encoded by the coding sequence ATGTACAAGCTCGTTCTGATTCGCCACGGTGAATCCACCTGGAACCTTGAAAACCGTTTTACCGGCTGGACCGATGTGGATCTGACGGCCACCGGCGTCGAGCAGGCCAGAAAGGCCGGCCAACTGCTCAAGGCAGAAGGCTATGACTTCGATGTGGCCTACACCAGCATGCTCAAGCGTGCCATCCGGACCCTGTGGCATGTGCAGGACGAGATGGACCGCACCTGGCTGCCCGTGGTGCATAGCTGGCGCCTCAACGAACGTCATTACGGCGGCCTGCAAGGCCTGAACAAGGCCGACATGGCCAAGCAGTACGGTGACGCCCAGGTCCTGCAATGGCGCCGCAGCTACGATGTGCCGCCACCCGCCCTGGAAGCCGCAGACCCCCGCAGCGAACGCGGCGATCTGCGCTATGCCAAGCTGCAGCCCGAGCAGATTCCGCTGACCGAGTGCCTCAAGGACACGGTCGAGCGCGTCGTGCCCTTCTGGAACGAGTCCATCGCCCCCGCCATCAAGGCCGGCAAGCGCGTGGTGGTTGCCGCCCACGGCAATTCCATCCGCGCCCTGATCAAGTATCTGGACAATATCGCCGACGACAAGATCGTGGGCGTGAACGTGCCCAACGGCATTCCTCTGGTCTATGAGCTGGATGCCGATCTCAAGCCCATCCGCCACTACTACCTGGGCGACGCCGAAGCCGCAGCCAAGGCTGCAGCGGCAGTCGCGGCCCAGGGCAAGGCCTGA
- a CDS encoding S41 family peptidase gives MGQKIKIAGWISVGVLAGALTTVSLQTLARGGMTPLPLEEIQQLSAVFGLIKTDYVEPVSDKKLITDAISGMVSSLDPHSQYFDKKSYKEFKEGTSGKFVGVGIEITMEDGLIKIVSPIEGSPAFRAGLKTGDLITKIDDTAVKGLSLNDAVKRMRGEPNTKVRLNILRKDESRSFPVTITREEIKTQSVKGKVIEPGYAWIRLSQFQERTVDDFVRKVEEIYKQDPKLKGLVLDLRNDPGGLLDAAVAISAAFLPPDVTVVSTNGQLAESKSTYKASPEFYAQRGSGDPLQRLPAALKKLPLVVLVNEGSASASEIVAGALQDHKRATIMGSQSFGKGSVQTVRPLGPDTALKLTTARYYTPSGKSIQAKGIVPDLMVDETAEGNLYAALGMREADLEKHLSSGQGTEVKNEALEKAREEARKRLEEEAKKPISERRLPEFGTDKDFQLQQALNQLKGQPVKISKTLTERKTEEKSEDSAGSDKKSDDKKPTDKK, from the coding sequence ATGGGTCAAAAAATCAAAATTGCAGGTTGGATTTCTGTGGGCGTGCTGGCCGGTGCGCTGACCACGGTGTCGCTACAGACATTGGCCCGTGGGGGTATGACACCTCTGCCGCTTGAAGAGATCCAGCAACTTTCTGCTGTCTTCGGTCTGATCAAGACCGATTATGTGGAACCTGTCAGCGACAAAAAGCTGATCACGGATGCCATCTCCGGCATGGTCTCCAGCCTGGACCCCCACTCCCAGTACTTCGACAAGAAGAGCTACAAGGAATTCAAGGAAGGCACTTCCGGGAAGTTCGTCGGCGTAGGCATCGAGATCACCATGGAAGATGGTCTGATCAAGATCGTTTCGCCCATCGAAGGCTCCCCCGCTTTCCGCGCCGGTCTGAAGACTGGCGATCTGATCACCAAGATCGATGACACGGCCGTCAAGGGACTGAGTCTCAACGACGCGGTCAAGCGCATGCGTGGCGAGCCCAATACCAAGGTGCGCCTGAACATCCTGCGCAAGGACGAAAGCCGCAGCTTCCCCGTCACCATCACACGTGAAGAGATCAAGACCCAGTCGGTCAAGGGCAAGGTGATCGAGCCCGGCTATGCCTGGATTCGCCTGAGCCAGTTCCAGGAACGCACCGTGGACGACTTTGTTCGCAAGGTCGAGGAAATCTACAAGCAGGATCCCAAGCTCAAGGGACTGGTGTTGGATCTGCGCAATGATCCCGGCGGCCTGCTGGATGCGGCCGTGGCCATTTCTGCAGCCTTCCTGCCACCCGATGTGACCGTGGTCTCCACCAACGGCCAGCTGGCCGAAAGCAAGTCCACATACAAGGCATCCCCCGAGTTCTACGCCCAGCGCGGCTCTGGCGACCCCCTGCAGCGTCTGCCTGCAGCCCTCAAGAAGCTGCCTCTGGTCGTGCTGGTCAACGAGGGCTCTGCTTCTGCCAGTGAAATCGTGGCCGGTGCGCTACAAGACCACAAACGCGCCACCATCATGGGCAGCCAGTCGTTTGGCAAGGGTTCGGTGCAAACCGTACGCCCTCTTGGCCCTGACACCGCTCTCAAGCTGACCACGGCCCGCTACTACACCCCCAGCGGCAAGTCCATCCAGGCCAAGGGCATTGTTCCCGACCTGATGGTCGATGAAACCGCAGAAGGCAATCTGTACGCAGCTCTGGGTATGCGCGAAGCAGACTTGGAAAAGCACCTGTCCAGTGGACAGGGCACCGAGGTCAAGAACGAGGCATTGGAAAAGGCCCGTGAAGAAGCCCGCAAGCGCCTGGAAGAAGAAGCCAAGAAGCCGATCTCCGAGCGCCGCCTGCCTGAATTTGGCACAGACAAGGACTTCCAGCTTCAGCAGGCGCTCAATCAACTCAAGGGCCAGCCTGTGAAAATCAGCAAGACCCTGACCGAGCGCAAAACCGAGGAAAAGTCCGAAGATTCTGCAGGCTCCGACAAGAAGTCCGATGACAAAAAGCCGACGGACAAAAAATAG
- a CDS encoding HesA/MoeB/ThiF family protein, giving the protein MNDDQLLRYSRHIMLDEIGIEGQERILAAHALIIGAGGLGSPAALYLGSAGIGTMTLVDHDTVDMTNLQRQIAHTTARIGTPKVESIRQAVHAINPEVQIRCIAEQATDALLDQLVPQATIVLDCTDNYRTRQLINAACVRHGVPLVEGAAIRLDGQLMVIDPRDPQSPCYACIFPPEAEFEEVQCSTMGVFAPLVGLIGTQQAAEALKLVTGFGQSSVGRLQMLDARSMDWSTMHTTRNSDCPVCKEKN; this is encoded by the coding sequence ATGAATGACGATCAACTGCTGCGCTACTCCCGCCACATCATGCTCGACGAGATTGGCATCGAAGGGCAGGAACGCATCCTCGCCGCACATGCGCTGATCATCGGTGCCGGTGGACTGGGCTCCCCGGCTGCACTGTATCTGGGCTCAGCCGGTATTGGCACGATGACGCTGGTCGATCACGATACCGTGGACATGACCAATCTGCAGCGCCAGATTGCCCATACAACCGCCCGCATCGGCACACCCAAGGTGGAGTCCATTCGCCAGGCGGTGCACGCCATCAACCCCGAAGTCCAGATTCGGTGCATAGCAGAGCAAGCTACGGATGCCCTGCTCGATCAGCTGGTTCCCCAGGCCACCATCGTACTGGACTGCACCGACAACTACCGCACGCGCCAGCTCATCAATGCCGCTTGCGTGCGCCATGGAGTGCCTTTGGTGGAAGGAGCCGCCATCCGGCTGGATGGGCAGCTCATGGTCATTGATCCCCGGGATCCCCAGAGCCCCTGCTACGCCTGTATCTTCCCGCCAGAAGCCGAGTTTGAGGAGGTCCAATGTTCAACCATGGGCGTCTTCGCACCTCTCGTTGGCCTGATTGGGACTCAACAAGCAGCAGAAGCCCTCAAGCTGGTTACCGGTTTCGGCCAAAGCTCTGTCGGACGACTTCAAATGCTGGATGCCCGCTCCATGGATTGGAGTACGATGCACACAACACGCAATTCCGACTGCCCAGTCTGCAAAGAAAAAAACTGA
- a CDS encoding response regulator, with translation MKLRTYFVEDNPTIRENLIATLAELADVEAVGTADTELDATHWLTQNADAWDLVVVDLFLRQGSGLGVVNALQARSKNQKLLVLSNYATPDVRERCQRLNADAIFDKSNEIDGLVDFCIDLNTNKV, from the coding sequence GTGAAACTGCGTACCTACTTTGTTGAAGACAATCCCACAATCCGCGAGAACCTGATCGCAACCTTGGCCGAGCTGGCCGATGTGGAAGCTGTCGGCACTGCGGATACGGAATTGGATGCCACACACTGGCTGACGCAAAATGCAGATGCCTGGGATCTGGTTGTGGTCGATCTTTTTTTGCGTCAGGGCAGCGGCCTGGGCGTAGTCAATGCCTTGCAGGCACGATCCAAAAATCAAAAGCTGCTGGTGTTGAGCAATTACGCAACCCCTGATGTGCGTGAACGCTGCCAACGCTTGAATGCCGATGCAATTTTTGACAAGTCGAATGAAATCGATGGCTTGGTCGATTTCTGCATCGATCTCAATACCAATAAGGTCTGA
- a CDS encoding response regulator yields the protein MIKVGIVDDHAIVRSGLRQFLSEHVDLRVVGEAGNGREAIDLVREQEIDVLLMDLSMPGQSGIDALAMLRAKAPDMGILILSGYPEEHYAINLIRQGASGYLNKECDPQEIAEAIRTVALGRRYLTPTVADLLAQQLNRKDDIPAHEQLSEREFQVFLKLARGETAGDIAKSLSLSVKTVSTYRTRLMEKMGLSSNSDLTYYALKNRLID from the coding sequence ATGATAAAAGTAGGAATCGTGGATGACCATGCAATCGTGCGTTCGGGACTTCGTCAGTTCCTGTCCGAGCATGTTGATTTGCGTGTTGTCGGTGAAGCAGGCAATGGTCGAGAAGCCATTGACTTGGTGCGTGAACAGGAAATCGATGTTCTGCTGATGGATCTATCCATGCCCGGTCAAAGTGGCATTGATGCATTGGCCATGCTTAGGGCAAAAGCTCCTGATATGGGCATCTTGATACTCAGCGGCTACCCTGAGGAGCATTACGCCATCAATCTGATCCGCCAGGGTGCCAGCGGGTATCTGAACAAGGAATGTGATCCGCAGGAAATTGCGGAAGCCATTCGCACTGTTGCCCTGGGACGCCGTTATTTGACGCCGACCGTCGCAGACCTGCTGGCCCAGCAGCTCAATCGCAAGGATGATATTCCGGCGCATGAACAGCTTTCCGAGCGCGAGTTTCAGGTGTTTCTCAAGCTCGCCCGAGGCGAGACTGCTGGTGATATCGCCAAATCCTTATCACTAAGTGTCAAGACGGTGAGCACCTACCGTACACGGCTGATGGAAAAAATGGGTCTGTCCTCGAATAGTGACCTGACCTACTATGCGTTGAAAAATCGATTGATCGATTGA
- a CDS encoding sensor histidine kinase translates to MRWTNIRKIAVSLTIAIIAAVLMVSINEAGYTRSLHALDALTKTQSNRAKINELMQQILDAETGLRGYLLTGEERYLAPYTSSAEAINGTMDELRRIFIMNPAELATFTPLARQVERKTSEMDLSLRLYRQGNEEAWRFVMFTDVGMENMDAIRSYSKVLLESIDKQAQINLSDIEQTLSLSRIGIATVTALGILGFFMYLRQANALQQAHQREQEIQREERNRLEEIVRERTATLTELATHLQQVREDERAHLARELHDELGSLLTAAKLDVARLKSKIDTSSPEVSERITHLVETLNSGIALKRRIIEDLRPSSLSNLGLTTALEILTREFGERSGIDVESSLEQVDLPESTQLTVYRVVQESLTNIGKYAKAGHVIVSVHNYPTYVAVQIQDDGLGFELASMRPNSHGLTGMKHRVEAAGGRLTVASQPGKGTTISAVIPLTTVAAL, encoded by the coding sequence ATGCGCTGGACGAATATTCGCAAAATTGCTGTCAGTCTCACGATTGCAATCATTGCGGCCGTGCTCATGGTCAGTATTAACGAGGCTGGCTATACGCGCTCTCTTCACGCTCTTGATGCGCTCACCAAGACACAAAGCAATCGGGCAAAGATCAATGAACTGATGCAGCAGATCCTTGATGCAGAAACAGGACTGCGTGGTTATCTGCTCACAGGAGAAGAGCGCTATCTGGCCCCTTACACATCTTCTGCCGAAGCCATTAATGGAACCATGGATGAATTGCGCCGCATCTTCATCATGAACCCGGCGGAGCTTGCGACATTCACACCATTGGCCAGACAGGTGGAACGCAAAACAAGCGAAATGGATCTCAGCCTCAGGCTGTATCGCCAAGGCAACGAAGAAGCCTGGCGCTTTGTCATGTTCACCGATGTGGGCATGGAAAACATGGATGCCATTCGCAGTTACAGCAAAGTCTTGCTGGAGAGCATTGATAAACAGGCCCAGATCAATCTTTCGGATATCGAGCAGACTTTGAGCCTGTCGCGCATAGGCATTGCGACCGTGACCGCGCTCGGCATTCTGGGATTCTTCATGTATCTGCGTCAGGCCAATGCCTTGCAGCAGGCTCATCAACGCGAGCAGGAAATCCAGCGCGAAGAGCGCAATCGTCTGGAGGAAATAGTACGGGAACGCACCGCCACTCTGACGGAGCTGGCTACGCACTTGCAGCAGGTACGTGAAGATGAGAGAGCCCACCTGGCCCGCGAGCTGCACGATGAACTGGGCTCTTTGCTGACCGCAGCCAAGCTGGATGTGGCCAGGCTGAAGTCCAAGATCGACACCTCGTCACCCGAGGTGTCCGAGCGCATTACCCACCTAGTCGAAACCCTCAACAGCGGAATTGCGCTCAAACGCCGCATTATTGAAGATTTGCGTCCCTCTTCCCTCTCCAATCTGGGCCTGACCACGGCATTGGAGATTCTGACTCGCGAGTTCGGAGAACGCAGCGGTATCGATGTGGAATCCAGCCTGGAGCAGGTTGATCTGCCCGAATCCACGCAGCTCACCGTCTATAGGGTGGTGCAGGAATCGCTGACCAATATCGGCAAATACGCCAAGGCAGGTCATGTCATCGTATCCGTGCACAACTACCCGACCTATGTGGCAGTCCAGATTCAGGATGACGGCCTGGGATTCGAGCTGGCCAGCATGCGCCCCAACTCCCATGGACTGACAGGCATGAAGCACCGCGTGGAAGCGGCAGGAGGCAGATTGACCGTGGCATCCCAGCCGGGCAAGGGCACCACGATTTCGGCGGTAATACCCCTGACCACTGTCGCCGCCCTGTAA
- a CDS encoding DUF1328 domain-containing protein, whose amino-acid sequence MLHYAIVFLIIALIAAIFGFGGIAAGAVGIAKILFFVFIVMAVITFVMGLIKK is encoded by the coding sequence ATGCTGCATTACGCCATTGTTTTTCTGATCATTGCCTTGATTGCTGCCATATTTGGCTTCGGAGGCATTGCTGCTGGTGCAGTGGGCATTGCCAAGATCCTGTTCTTTGTCTTCATCGTGATGGCGGTCATCACTTTTGTGATGGGGCTCATCAAGAAATAG
- a CDS encoding BON domain-containing protein has translation MSKVIRAIAFATVTATTLLAATGCSVARDQQSVGSYVDDTAITAAVKAKMAEDKSVSATAISVETLKGVVQLSGFAKSEAEKARAGEIARTTKNVSEVRNSIVVKP, from the coding sequence ATGTCCAAAGTCATTCGCGCCATCGCCTTTGCAACTGTTACGGCAACCACCTTGCTGGCCGCAACCGGCTGCTCCGTCGCTCGCGATCAGCAGTCGGTGGGCTCTTACGTAGACGACACGGCCATCACCGCTGCCGTCAAGGCCAAGATGGCCGAAGACAAGAGCGTGTCTGCCACCGCCATCAGCGTGGAGACCCTCAAGGGCGTGGTGCAGTTGTCAGGCTTTGCCAAGTCCGAGGCGGAAAAAGCCCGTGCAGGCGAAATTGCCCGCACCACCAAGAACGTCAGCGAAGTACGCAACAGCATCGTGGTCAAGCCCTGA
- a CDS encoding zinc-binding metallopeptidase family protein, translating to MQVFNCEACGHLIYFESLQCVHCGAAQAFLPDQLRVGILPSAQPSEAGGMPRYRACAHRHDISLCNFAIEASDPHTLCVSCRQTEWLPDAGNPANQLRWAKIEVAKRRLYYTLAKLGLEGPNASTPTHLRFSLLADIPGAAPIMTGHASGMITLNVVEADDDERAKRRLALHEPYRTLIGHLRHESGHFYWDQLIAHSAWLEPFRALFGYEGHDYSQALKQHYDKNPFDTQWRENFISAYATSHAWEDWAETWAHYLHMVDLMETAASYHTCITVPDIPNRGPQSICNPLGTEPVDFELMQSQWVPLTLLHNSLNRSLGHEDAYPFAISAAAWNKLRFVHDLIQANRQRSAAAPTNR from the coding sequence ATGCAAGTTTTCAACTGCGAAGCCTGCGGCCATCTGATCTATTTTGAAAGCCTGCAGTGCGTGCATTGCGGTGCAGCCCAGGCCTTTTTGCCCGACCAGTTGCGCGTGGGCATACTACCCTCTGCTCAGCCCTCGGAGGCCGGCGGCATGCCCCGCTACCGAGCCTGTGCACACCGCCACGATATCAGTCTGTGCAATTTTGCGATCGAGGCTTCCGACCCGCATACGCTGTGCGTCTCGTGCCGCCAGACGGAATGGCTGCCCGACGCAGGCAATCCGGCCAATCAGCTGCGCTGGGCCAAGATTGAAGTCGCCAAGCGCAGGCTCTATTACACGCTGGCCAAGCTGGGCCTGGAGGGGCCCAATGCCAGCACGCCCACTCATCTGCGTTTTTCATTGCTGGCGGACATTCCTGGCGCCGCGCCCATCATGACCGGCCATGCCAGCGGCATGATCACGCTCAATGTGGTGGAGGCCGATGACGACGAGCGTGCCAAACGCCGTCTGGCGCTGCATGAACCCTATCGCACCTTGATAGGCCACCTGCGCCACGAATCCGGGCATTTCTACTGGGATCAGCTGATAGCACATAGCGCATGGCTGGAGCCGTTCAGAGCGCTGTTTGGCTACGAAGGCCATGACTACAGCCAGGCACTGAAGCAGCACTACGACAAGAACCCCTTCGATACCCAATGGAGAGAGAACTTCATCAGCGCCTACGCCACCTCCCATGCCTGGGAAGACTGGGCCGAAACCTGGGCCCACTATCTGCACATGGTGGACCTGATGGAGACGGCCGCCAGCTACCACACCTGCATCACCGTGCCCGATATTCCCAATAGAGGCCCGCAATCAATCTGCAATCCGCTGGGCACAGAGCCTGTGGACTTTGAGCTGATGCAGAGCCAGTGGGTGCCGCTGACCTTGCTGCACAACAGCCTCAACCGCAGCCTGGGTCACGAGGATGCCTATCCGTTTGCCATCTCGGCTGCGGCCTGGAACAAGCTGCGCTTTGTGCACGACCTCATCCAGGCCAATCGTCAAAGATCAGCGGCGGCACCCACAAACCGCTGA
- the coaD gene encoding pantetheine-phosphate adenylyltransferase, whose amino-acid sequence MSQDLIAVYPGTFDPITLGHEDVVRRASQLFGKVIVAVAAGHHKKTLFSLDERIAMVREACAKFPQVEVESFDGLLAHFVLARGAKAMVRGLRAVTDFDYEFQLAGMNRTLMPEVETVFLTPSDRYQFISSTFVREIATLNGDVDKFVSQSVHARLMAKVGRAV is encoded by the coding sequence ATGAGCCAGGACCTGATTGCCGTTTACCCCGGAACCTTCGACCCCATCACTCTGGGTCATGAAGATGTGGTGCGTCGGGCGTCACAGCTGTTCGGCAAGGTTATCGTGGCGGTGGCCGCAGGTCATCACAAGAAGACGCTGTTCAGCCTCGATGAACGTATCGCCATGGTGCGCGAGGCCTGCGCCAAGTTCCCTCAGGTCGAAGTGGAAAGCTTTGACGGTCTGCTGGCGCACTTTGTGCTGGCACGCGGTGCCAAGGCCATGGTGCGTGGCCTGCGCGCGGTCACGGACTTTGACTACGAATTCCAGCTCGCCGGCATGAACCGCACGCTGATGCCCGAGGTGGAGACCGTCTTTCTGACGCCCAGCGATCGTTACCAATTCATCAGCTCGACCTTTGTGCGCGAGATTGCGACGCTCAACGGTGATGTGGACAAATTCGTCTCGCAAAGCGTGCACGCGCGGCTGATGGCCAAGGTGGGCAGGGCGGTCTGA
- the rsmD gene encoding 16S rRNA (guanine(966)-N(2))-methyltransferase RsmD translates to MSRSAIKLHTPAGRKALDKMIHEAERKAQESAAARPGRAGAKPAAAGAATGAGEIRIIGGQWRRTRLAVAQKPGLRPTPDRVRETLFNWLGQDLTNWKVLDAFSGTGALGLEAASRGATSVIMNEQDAALVQQLQRLQQKLDARMLKIQRGDALSCLKTVTGQDLILLDPPFEQADLFEPAVKAAMSALNEGGYIYLEAPEAWSEERCLELGLELHRYLKAGAVHAHLLKKQ, encoded by the coding sequence ATGAGCCGCAGTGCCATCAAGCTGCATACCCCCGCAGGCCGCAAGGCGCTGGACAAGATGATTCACGAGGCCGAGCGCAAGGCGCAGGAGTCGGCGGCGGCCAGGCCCGGCCGGGCCGGCGCCAAGCCTGCTGCCGCTGGGGCAGCCACCGGTGCGGGCGAGATCCGCATCATCGGCGGGCAGTGGCGCCGTACGCGTCTGGCCGTGGCCCAGAAACCGGGCCTGCGCCCTACGCCAGACCGTGTGCGCGAAACCTTGTTCAACTGGCTGGGCCAGGATCTGACCAACTGGAAGGTGCTTGATGCCTTCAGCGGCACGGGTGCTTTGGGCCTGGAAGCCGCGTCGCGTGGGGCCACCAGTGTCATCATGAACGAGCAGGATGCAGCCCTGGTGCAGCAGCTGCAGCGTCTGCAGCAAAAGTTGGATGCCAGGATGCTCAAGATCCAGCGCGGCGATGCGCTGAGCTGCCTGAAGACCGTGACGGGCCAGGATCTGATCCTGCTCGACCCTCCGTTCGAGCAGGCGGATCTGTTCGAGCCTGCGGTGAAAGCTGCAATGAGTGCGCTCAACGAGGGCGGCTATATCTATCTGGAGGCACCGGAGGCCTGGTCCGAGGAACGCTGCCTGGAGCTGGGGCTGGAGCTGCACCGCTACCTCAAGGCCGGTGCAGTGCACGCGCATCTGCTGAAGAAACAGTAA